One Plasmodium cynomolgi strain B DNA, chromosome 12, whole genome shotgun sequence genomic region harbors:
- a CDS encoding replication factor C3 (putative) → MAEVQIQKIEELTPWVEKYRPNVLNDIISHEQVISTIQKFVEKGELPHLLLHGPPGTGKTSTILAVCKELYGESRSSFVLELNASDDRGISVVRDQIKTFAESKNHYNTCEKTSLKLIILDEADHMTYPAQNAMRRIMENYAKNVRFCLLCNYVNKITPAIQSRCTSFRFSPLKKEYMINKALDIAKSENVDLTKDGLESLIRVGRGDMRRILNCLQVVSLSHKNMTIDQNVILSTLDIPLPEEVKDILEHFTKSTIKESYEFVTKLQSTKGYSIKDIMVNLYESILTYDFPDSAVCLLLKSFGEIEERCSSGANEQITLSALISAFIEFRTELFKMKYDMNNI, encoded by the exons ATGGCGGAAGTTCAAATCCAGAAGATAGAAGAACTCACACCATGG GTGGAAAAATACAGGCCAAACGTGCTGAACGACATAATTTCGCACGAACAAGTCATATCCACAATCCAGAAGTTTGTGGAAAAGGGAGAATTGCCCCACTTGCTGTTGCATGGGCCCCCAGGGACAGGAAAGACATCCACGATTTTAGCTGTGTGCAAGGAACTGTATGGTGAGTCACGAAGCTCCTTTGTATTAGAATTAAATGCATCCGATGATAGAGGAATAAGTGTAGTTCGAgatcaaataaaaacatttgcAGAATCGAAAAATCATTACAATACGTGCGAAAAGACTTCGCTAAAATTAATCATTTTGGATGAAGCAGATCATATGACCTACCCAGCACAAAATGCCATGAGAAGAATCATGGAAAACTATGCTAAGAATGTCCGCTTCTGcttattatgtaattatgtaaataagATAACCCCAGCAATTCAATCCAGGTGTACCTCATTCAGATTTTCTCCCCTCAAGAAGGAATATATGATTAATAAAGCCCTAGATATTGCCAAATCAGAAAATGTAGACCTCACCAAGGATGGATTGGAGAGTCTCATACGTGTTGGACGAGGAGACATGAGAAgaattttaaattgtttacAAGTCGTTTCATTGagtcataaaaatatgaccaTCGATCAGAACGTCATTTTGTCAACGTTAGACATACCTTTACCGGAAGAGGTTAAAGACATATTAGAGCATTTCACTAAAAGTACCATCAAAGAATCGTACGAATTTGTTACCAAATTACAGAGCACTAAGGGATACTCGATAAAGGATATTATGGTGAATCTGTATGAATCCATTTTAACTTATGATTTTCCGGACTCTGCAGTTTGCTTGTTACTTAAAAGTTTTGGCGAAATTGAGGAAAGGTGTTCCTCCGGGGCCAACGAACAAATCACCCTGTCCGCACTAATCAGCGCATTCATAGAATTCAGAACTGAGCTCTTTAAAATGAAGTACGacatgaataatatataa
- a CDS encoding DNA polymerase alpha subunit (putative): protein MKEIKQADVKLFLETYYTDNSLSDDLKDVFDYVERNKHKGNFHKLFEDYLEEYNKKLFKNENFLKDNIIYDYEYVKQYNSELSEKAGINCNNKYHCYVKSVNSIDENYQFLGLDTSVISENINKKLSLFLELFLMYSKKVNLNIDVSPILNMNEEECYIFGRIYTDSEINISESNIILEGDLNLNNGDKAQLLNLNHIKNICCFLGQILAIKGKKEINQYSIKYYVSNIYAGLPTHLNIKLENTAFLLKHFNGNEIEEDNKCEEEKSDQNKVLQLYNDDNIHIMVCNGYVYADNEYSDNLDNFLKIVNEKLPHVVLIFGPFLYIRNFSETIQKIGDINVIYENIFKKIIKLAKSELLEKTHFFIIPSIYDSPPFFYENSYANLSNVHFLSNPSYIYINELKIALTSCDVIYNLSKNLLCRPSEMKAFYLFEQILRQLSFFPSYPSEFNIEITKFKNLLFHPNRLPDMFLFPSYTKEKSYVKEIHKKLFICPYSIDLSNAQPCNFFSNIYIHPPAESQELSKRVILENVFIRNNKVTQNE, encoded by the exons ATGAAGGAGATAAAACAAGCAGACGTGAAACTCTTCCTGGAGACGTACTACACGGATAACAGCTTGAGTGACGACCTGAAGGATGTCTTCGATTATGTGGAGAGAAATAAACACAAAggaaattttcacaaattatttgAAGATTATTTGGAGGaatacaacaaaaaattgttcaaaaatgaaaactttttaaagGACAACATAATATACGACTATGAGTACGTAAAGCAGTACAACAGCGAGCTGTCGGAAAAGGCAGGAATAAATTGCAACAATAAATATCATTGCTACGTCAAGTCAGTTAACAGCATCGATGAGAATTACCAATTTTTAGGACTAGATACAAGTGTCATAtctgaaaatataaacaaaaaattatccttaTTTTTGGAGCTCTTTTTGATGTACTCCAAAAAAGTCAACTTAAATATTGACGTGAGTCCCATACTAAATATGAATGAAGAAGAATGCTATATTTTCGGACGCATTTATACAGACAGCGAAATTAACATAAGTGAATCGAACATCATTTTGGAGGGCGatttaaatttgaataacGGAGACAAGGCGCAACTGCTAAATTtaaatcatataaaaaatatatgttgttttttGGGGCAAATTTTAGCCATCaagggaaagaaagaaataaaccAGTACAGTATCAAATATTACGTGAGCAATATTTACGCTGGATTGCCTActcatttaaatataaaattggaGAACACcgcatttttgttaaaacattttaatggCAACGAAATTGAAGAGGATaacaaatgtgaagaagaaaaaagcgacCAGAATAAAGTCCTACAATTGTACAATGATGATAATATACACATAATGGTTTGCAATGGGTACGTATACGCAGACAATGAATACAGTGATAATttggacaattttttaaaaatcgtGAACGAAAAATTACCACAtgttgttttaatttttggacCCTTCCTATACATTCGTAATTTCAGTGAGACAATTCAAAAAATAGGAGATATCAACGtcatttatgaaaatatttttaaaaaaattatcaagtTGGCAAAAAGTGAGCTCCtagaaaaaacacatttttttattatcccaTCGATATATGATTCG cctccctttttttacgaaaatagTTATGCCAACTTATCGAATGTTCACTTTTTATCAAACCCatcttatatttatataaacgAATTAAAGATTGCCTTAACATCATGCGATGTCATTTATAACTtgagtaaaaatttattgtgCAGACCAAGTGAAATGAAGGCGTTTTACTTGTTCGAGCAGATATTAAGGCAACTTTCTTTCTTCCCATCCTACCCCTCCGAATTTAACATTGAAATAACcaagtttaaaaatttactgTTCCATCCGAACAGGCTGCCAGATATGTTCCTCTTCCCTTCCTACACAAAAGAAAAGTCCTACGTTAAGGAGATACATAAGAAATTGTTTATCTGTCCATACTCCATCGATCTCAGCAACGCGCAGCCGTGTAATTTCTTTTCGAACATTTATATCCATCCACCGGCGGAGTCCCAGGAGTTGTCAAAAAGGGTCATCCTGGAAAATGTCTTCATCCGCAACAATAAGGTGACACAGAACGAGTGA
- a CDS encoding hypothetical protein (putative), whose translation MNRDGVTNGGGVDERINNMKHLFCNNPQEIKKVNEIIEETDKVLYDFAVNDEEYYKYTSLDQESHLYFKKVNNVDVGKLTLVFHDATKLERLIELIWDENGAKKFDPYFIEGKILRVYNKDLILLQQSYRGTLGNEGRYFYILVHKKKIDNDTYLISCASVNVDDQKKNQSTFTNPLVSSANTLSLDIECDEQIKNASLRKMFVNVSGYYIKREEDHLNFTYISSIELDTSSLIPQFIIRKVKASKMTQLQTLKNYL comes from the exons ATGAATAGGGATGGAGTAACTAATGGAGGAGGAGTTGACGaaagaattaataatatgaaaCATTTGTTTTGTAACAACCCtcaagaaattaaaaaagtaaatgaaattattgaGGAGACGGATAAAGTTTTGTACGATTTTGCCGTGAACGATGAGGAGTACTACAAATATACTTCCCTGGACCAGGAGTCCCActtgtattttaaaaaagttaacaaCGTAGACGTAGGAAAACTGACCCTTGTCTTCCACGACGCCACCAAG CTCGAAAGGTTAATAGAATTAATATGGGACGAAAATGGAGCCAAAAAATTTGACCCGTATTTTATAGAAG GCAAAATCCTGCGCGTGTATAATAAAGACCTAATCCTACTGCAACAGAGCTATAGGGGCACACTAGGAAACGAGGGAAGATACTTTTACATTcttgtgcacaaaaaaaaa ATAGACAATGACACCTACCTAATTTCGTGCGCCTCGGTAAACGTTGAcgatcaaaagaaaaatcaaagcACGTTCACAAACCCGTTAGTCAGTAGTGCCAACACCCTTTCACTGGACATCGAATGTGacgaacaaattaaaaacgcCTCGTTACGAAAAATGTTTGTTAATGTGTCTGGATATTATATAAAGAGGGAAGAGGACCACCTGAATTTTACCTACATATCTTCG ATCGAACTTGACACGTCCTCTTTGATTCCGCAATTTATCATACGCAAAGTTAAGGCAAGTAAAATGACCCAACTgcaaacattaaaaaattacctcTGA
- a CDS encoding cyclin homologue (putative): MNYPEDTSHMTKWIFKSKKEVDEICLKKYNDFKEKFKDHNVSIPKYAEIEKTKLYFCYQLTHFCEIKRLKPQIVECAIVLYNRFYLKEIILEYDPPIKLEGYGRLYKMNDFFNDIDINLDKVLEHENVVCSSLDFEINFLYTKESIYYLKSKFLNYINKYINKDNEIQNSFENICNQIYVNTVQDCLKIIESFAITFTYTPAQIALYCFVNNIKINFNIVNADKFILEFITNNNQILFQKLKNKIDELHVRYKDHLDLRNTFDDENTTRQIGETLDMCIDIYEILKKKVAKNRRRKS, from the exons atgAATTACCCAGAGGACACTTCGCACATGACCAAATGGATCTtcaaaagcaaaaaagaggtAGACGAAATATGCCTAAAAAAGTACAACGATTTTAAGGAGAAATTTAAAGATCACAATGTGAGCATCCCGAAATATGccgaaattgaaaaaacgaAGCTTTACTTCTGTTACCAACTGACGCACTTTTGCGAAATAAAAAGACTCAAGCCACAAATAGTGGAATGCGCAATTGTGCTGTACAACAGATTTTacttaaaagaaattatattgGAATATGACCCAc CTATAAAGTTGGAAGGATATGGACGATTATACAAAATgaacgatttttttaacgacaTTGACATTAATTTGGACAAAGTACTTGAACATGAAAATGTCGTTTGTTCATCGCTAGATTTTgaaatcaattttttgtacacaaAAGAAAGTATCTATTACTTAAAAAGTaagtttttaaattatataaataaatatataaacaaagataacgaaatacaaaattcatttgaaaatatttgcaatCAAATTTACGTCAACACAGTACAGGACTGCTTAAAAATTATCGAAAGTTTTGCCATTACATTTACTTATACACCTGCACAAATAGCATTGTACTGctttgtaaataatataaaaattaatttcaacATAGTTAATGCTGATAAGTTTATTCTAGAATTTATTACCAACAATAatcaaattctttttcaaaaattgaaaaacaaaattgatgagCTCCATGTAAGGTATAAGGACCACCTCGATTTGAGGAACACCTTTGACGATGAGAACACAACTAGACAGATCGGAGAAACATTGGACATGTGTATTGATATttacgaaattttaaaaaaaaaagtagcaaaaaatcgaagaagaaaaagttaa
- a CDS encoding hypothetical protein (putative) has product MNNRHNQDEYSLRRSINNTLRNKSNLLKNGVSNSKQSALKKFVPNIDNLKNENKIKTEQVDKLDDSLNDKSIQELIKKTINFDLQNEKKKNDNNFNGNKINKAFPPHGIEKKISSNNLNLLNLEYLKAKNDDHVMESPQKKKTSIDIYELNNISKNIFYNKKTTSSDAHFLPLTLPFFTSNEKQKKIRKLFLNKERFFFYIQLPNMLPALLRNEEQNENKDNVTNEQGRQQTGCKTEEKEKMEIKKGKKIIQKTNNSAYELSNVNILPNGKFAKLIIYKNKKIKMKINDIVFDVDEGSECTFSQEIACYIKENSEFIFLGNCDNKLVATPNIERIINKK; this is encoded by the coding sequence ATGAATAATAGACACAACCAAGATGAATACAGCTTGAGGAGAAGTATCAACAACACACTGCGTAACAAATCGaatttacttaaaaatggggtgAGCAATAGTAAACAGAgtgccttaaaaaaatttgtcccAAATAttgacaatttaaaaaatgaaaataaaataaaaacggaaCAAGTCGACAAATTAGATGATAGCTTAAATGACAAAAGTATTCAAGAGTTAATAAAGAAAACGATTAACTTtgatttacaaaatgaaaaaaaaaaaaatgataataattttaatggcaacaaaattaataaagcttttcctccccatggaatagaaaaaaagataagcagtaacaatttaaatttaCTAAATTTGGAATACTTAAAGGCAAAGAATGATGATCATGTTATGGAATCTcctcaaaagaaaaaaacgtccATAGATATTTACGAATTAAACAacataagtaaaaatatcttcTACAATAAGAAGACTACCTCCTCCGATGCTCACTTTTTGCCACTAaccttgccattttttacaagtaatgagaagcaaaaaaaaattcgaaaactGTTCCTCAATAAGGAACGGTTCTTTTTCTACATCCAGCTGCCCAATATGCTACCCGCTCTTCTTCGAAACgaggaacaaaatgaaaataaagacaACGTAACAAACGAGCAAGGGCGGCAACAGACGGGTTGCAAGacggaagaaaaggaaaaaatggaaataaaaaagggaaaaaaaataatccagAAAACGAACAACAGCGCATACGAACTCAGCAATGTAAACATACTACCCAATGGTAAATTTGCAAAGctaattatttacaaaaataaaaaaattaaaatgaaaattaacgATATCGTGTTTGATGTGGATGAAGGATCGGAGTGCACTTTTTCGCAAGAAATCGCTTGCTACATAAAGGAAAACTcggaatttatttttctcggAAACTGTGACAATAAACTTGTTGCAACTCCGAATATTGAAAggattataaataaaaagtga
- a CDS encoding hypothetical protein (putative): WQFFARIRVKLFKVYIIFFILFLLTRHYIHVHNEQLHSVFPFSGHFPLSLCKKLCSLFFEAACLILWSIIPTVRAHALSTLAQVCAAVDTFATSRDLPPTTSTTTPL; the protein is encoded by the coding sequence TGGCAGTTTTTTGCCAGAATACGTGTCAAACTATTTAAggtatacataattttttttattttatttttactaacACGCcattatatacatgtacataacgAACAATTGCATTCTGTGTTTCCATTCTCTGGTCATTTTCCTCTCAGTCTGTGCAAAAAGTTATGTAGCCTATTTTTTGAAGCAGCGTGTTTAATTTTGTGGTCAATTATCCCCACTGTACGCGCACATGCGTTAAGTACACTCGCACAGGTATGTGCAGCAGTGGACACTTTTGCAACTTCAAGAGATCTGCCTCCAACAACCAGTACCACCACCCCCCTTTGA